The genomic segment GTTGATGACAGAAATTTAGCTCTTAGGCCCCAATTCCAGTATGCTTTCATTCTATCATTTCACTCTGTCAGTCTAAGAGATCATACAAATTAATCTGCCCTTCAGAAAAAACAATTGTTGTGGTCATTTCAATATCCCTAGCTTTtgcctggaaaccttggtggcgtagtggttaagtcctagggctgctcaccaaaagtttggcagttcaaatccaccaggccctcttagaaactcaatgaggcagttctactctgtcctttagggtcactataagtcggaattgactcaggggTATTGGCAGTTTATGCTTGAAAATTATTTATTCAAAGGCTATATTAGCAGTATTATCAGGTCTGGAAATTGTTCTAAGATATGTTTAGTCGAATTGACAGTTTTTTTGGATGAGGATGAATGTAATACAAAATTCTGCTGGTAATATCGAGGAATCATACTTTAAAATTTCTGTTCTGGTGTTCCTATGAATGAAAAAGACAATCAcagaaattcaggaaaaaaaaataaaagaatacaaaaaagaataaaaaataaaataaaccaaactctaaaaaaaaaaaaaaaaggctcatactacaaaatttaaaataaattacagtGTTTCTGTTATTAAAATGGAACGCTGGTGGCTCGATGGACAAgagtatggctgttaaccaaaggtcagcatttcaaatctgcCAGTCACTCCCCTGAAGTCCTTtggggcaaatctactctgtcccatagagtcactgtgaatcAGGAACAACCTGAAGacaacagggttttttgtttgtttgttttgacttattattaaaatattgttaTTTTGGGACAAACATGCTCAAGAGCCAAGTGAGCATCTTTCTTTAGGTAtaggaaaaagataaaattgCATGTCTTTCTTATTTCACACATCAAAACAGGTTCTGaaaacaaagctgaaaatatAGATGACATGAATATACAGAGACTTcataggaaaaacaaaagaaaataaattaaatagatgAAAGAAAAATTGAGGAAATAATTTCCACTTACAGCACACAGAGAAGAAAACCACAATTAGTCTTACAGAAAAATGGATGGAAGATAACATTAAAGAGTCCAAATTAAAGGAATATAAATAGCTCTAAAATGTTTGAAGAGTTGTGCAATCAGGCTAATATTAATAGAAGGACAAATGAAAACTGCCTTTAGATATCATTGTCACCCATCAGAATGGCACATAATCATCAGTCAATAATTACTTGATAGTTATGAGTTCCATAGATACATACACTTGATAACTATTGGAGAGTATGGGTGTGTTTAGGAGACTTGGCCAAAcgaatttaaaatataaagtgTTTCTTATAAAATGTTCTTAATGATAATATAATTTTCTTCCAGGTTTTTTAAAACAGCTGAGAAAGGTAGTTAATTTTAATTGTTTGGTTTTTGTCCTCTAGAGATTGGAGCAACGGATAGTCTCTAGGGTTCATGTCCCAAGATTGTGACGCAGATACAAGGTGAGTATTCTTTACTCCCAACCAAGTTTCCCAGAGGCAAGAGGGGCCTTCTCTTTGCCATTACCAGGTTTGTTTTAACATTTAAAGACATAATGATATTAAAGACAAAGTAGGGTATCTAGGAAGCAACTTGAAGGGGGGAAACATAAACGTTAGAGGTAGAGAGTTCTTGAGGAATACCAAGCCATCACAAAAGGTACTTGTCTGAGCATACAAGGAACAGGATGTGCACCCCTTATGCAAAGCTTTGCATAGAGGACTTGGTCCCTCAGTAATAGTGCCCTGAATGACAGGTACCTTGGGTGGGGCAATAGAGGAGCCTTGAGAGATTTGAGAATGTATATTTTCTTACTTTGGTAAATTTTTAGAGGAGTTGTCAAGGTAGAGTAGAAAAGTATTTAAGCAGAGTGGAATAATCAGAGATTGGATAGGatctttagttaaaaaaaaaaaaaaactacctacctatctatctttcCAGCTTTTACTAAAATTGCAAAGCATAAAGCGGGGAACACATGTATCCCCTGACagtaaaagaacaataaaatgggAGGAAATTAAAGGAAGAAATTTTAGCTATCCTATTTCCTTGACAGAATGGGAAAATACATTTATCATCAAATTAATATCAACATTTGGGACAGAAAAGACCCATGACATTAAAGACATATATTTGATTAAAATTAAGATTTAAATGCCTTAgataaatgaaatatatttttaaagaaaaaaatgtgataaTTAAAATGATTAACTGTGCAATGGGATTGCCTTTTGAGGCTTCTTCAACACTTGGCTTTATATAGGAACAGGATAGGGCCATTGAGGGACTCGGTACAGCACATGCCCTGACATCTTTATTTCAGGATCATCTGACAATGATTTGTTGAGTTTCAGAATCAGAGGCAAACTTAGCACGAATCATAGACAGAGAAGGAGTTTCCCATTATGTTGGGGTCTGAGAGCCGCTGGGCACCAATTCTAGAAATACAATGATTCTTTCGTATTACTGTTTTCTCATGAAATGACTTAATTGTGCACTACTATTCCATGTTTTTAATTCTTCTACATACATAATAGAGGGAAAGAATGAGTATCCTAGAAGTGTTAAAGGAAGAGAAGTGAATGAGAGAGGCTGTGGGAATGTGAATTTCTAAGTCCAAGAGTCTTTATTTATTCCTGTGTGAAAATATCTCTAAATCCTATTCTCCTGCATTTCATTTGGATTCCGCTCTCTACTATATCTCTGTGGCACAGAACAGTGTCATTGGACTATTTCCCATAATTTTAGAGTCTCTAGTTTGCTCAAAATTTAGGGGGGTGATCAATAACAAAGGAAATATATTAGTAGGTAGACTTGTCAGATGGTCCCTTGTATGGGGTAGAGAAATGAATACATGGCTGGGGATCATAGACTGGATTTTATCAGCATGTCTTGTGAAATTCAAGGCATCTTCTGACTGCTGTTCTGCCATctttagaataagaatgtagactGGATTATATTTATCATCTGCTCTAGTCTTTTTATTCCTGAAACAATGAGGGAGAACTGGAACTCAGAACAACCATatttgaagaatgaaaaaatgttACCGGCAAGTTGACTTGGAATCATGGGGACCTCATGagtataagagtagaactgtgcttcataaatTTTTCAGTGTCTTATTTCTCAGAATTACATTACCAACCCATTTTTCAAATGTGCCTGTGGGTAGACAGGAACcttcaaattttttatttctagccAAGGGCAGCAGCAAAGCTGCCACACATGCTGCTAAAAAGTAATCGATATTTACTTTGATATGAGTGATACTGTGTCAGAAGGAAAAACATAGACTAAAGTACTATGcagaattaataaaaaaaacataGATGTGAAGTGTGAAGGCTGTCCATTCTTTATGTCCATAGTGTGTAGATGTTATGAACTGATTAAATGATATAATTTAGgctttctgatttttgttattgactgtGAGGCTGACATAATCCAACATCAGGCTAGGCTTGTCTTCTATGAACTAATAACATTCAAGGAGAACTAAAGTTGTTTTGTGAGAACTTGACTTAAATTTACCATACGATCTCTAAATTCTTTATGGGGTaatcatgttttaaaattttagaaatttacCACATTTTGATTAATAAATACATAGATTCTGAAAGAGATATTCTTTCCAGTCTCAGCAACGGGAAGTTGATCCAAACTTCCTATATCcccactatcttttttttttttttttttttaacttctaggaCTGACTTTCAGATTTGGACAAACAGAAGCCATGTTATTGTCAGAGGGTAATAAAAGTGCTGTCACATTCACCCTTTTGGGCTTCTCAGATTGCCCAGAACTGCAAGTTCCcctctttgtggtatttctggccaTCTACAGTCTCACTGTTGTAGGGAGTGTTGGGATGATTGTAATCATCAAAATTAACCCCAAactgcacacccccatgtactttttcctcagccacctctcaTTTGTGGATTTCTGCTATTCCTCCATCGTTGCTTCCAAAATGCTGGTGAATCTAGTTGTAGAAGGCAGAACCATTTCACTTTTAGGATGTGTAGTGCAATTCTTTCTCTTTGGTACCTTTGCGGCGAATGAGTCCTTTATACTAGctgtaatggcctatgaccgctttgtggccatttgtaaccctctgctctacacagttgCCATGTCCCGGAGACTCTGTGCTATGCTGGTGGTGGGATCATATGCGTGGGCAGCAGTATGTTCCTTGGTGATCACATGCTCTACTTTCCAATTATCTTTTCATGGTTTCAACACAATCAATCACTTCTACTGCAAGCTCTCctcagttctctctctttcttgctctGATACTTCTCTCAGCCAGTTACTGCTATTCATCTGTATCACTTTTAATGAGGTGAGTACATTACTCATCATTCTTACCTCTTATGTGTTTATtgttgtcaccatcttgaaaacGCGTTCAGCCAGTGGTCCTCGTAAGGCGTTCTCTACCTGTGCCTCTCACCTGACTGCCATCACTatcttccatggcaccatcctCTTCCTCTACTGTGTGCCCAACTCCAAAAACCCCAGGCACACTGCCAAAGTAGTCTCTGTGTTTTACACAgtggtgatccccatgttgaatcccttgatcctgaggaataaggatgtcaagaaTACAGTCAGCAAGATAAaggattttaaattctttttccaTTGAGTGTATTATTTCAGTAGCATTTGTCCCTCACTTTTAAATAATGTTTGTCTGCAAAGCTTGTTTCTAAAGGtatctttaaaaattataacTAATATTGCACAATAGAAAGAATGTAGATTTTGGTTCAAAGAGAGTAAACTTGGCTTTGTCTCGTACTTTAAAGAAAAGACCACAATTTCTTTCATTCTTAGTTTAAAATCTACGAAAATGTGATACCACAAGACAGCTCATTATCCTAGAGTGAAGTTCAAAAGGTAATATATATATCATGTGGGGCACCTTGCATTATCTGAATAAACATTAATTCCAACCCTGTCTTATAAAATACCTGGAGCATACTGGGTTCTCCAGAAACACACGTTTttttgcatacatatatatgtgtgtgtgtgtgtgtatgtatgtgtgtatgtatagatatgtgtgtatatatgtgtatatatacacatatatatgtatacacaaggAAATCCTGTtgctgaagtggttaagtgctatggttgctaactaaaatgtcagcagtttgaatccaccaggtgctccttggaaactctatcgggcagttctacacttactatagggtcgctgtgagtagacATCGACTCaaggacagtgggtttgggttttttatatgcGTACAGACGAACTAAAGATAAGACGCGCCTTCAAGGAACGCATAATCTTGTGGTGATGCTGGAGTAATAAAGAAAGTGCCTATTGCAAAAGACCAACTATAATAATTACCCTAGAAGTTTTGGGGCAAGGAAGAATTAGAATTAATTTAGGGACATTAGAAATAAGTCCTCATAAAAAAGATATTATTTGAAGTTGTCCTAGGGAATGGGCAGAATTTTAGGAGACACATTTCAGTGAAGAAGGGATTTTACTCAGGACAGACTAGAATGAACAAACTCAAGGAAATGGGGCTGTAATATTGAGTCCATCAATTTTTACTGAGTGAACactgtgtgtatttgtgtgtgcatgtgtgtgtgtttgtgtgtgtgtgtatgttgtatCTTATATACATGAATGCTAAGTTGAATGAATTAGATCCATAACCTGAGCACATCTTCAAAAGAGCTCCAACATGACTGAATGATAGTTTTGATAGGCTGTACCAGAGGCTCAGAAATGGATTTCAGAAAgcaaaaatatgcaaaaaatagagaaaataagtaCCTGCCCTATCTGTGTTTCATGCTATTAACTTGCCCAGTTAACTATCACAATTGTTATATAtactttattaatttatttttatttatatgtatgtatatttggaaCATGAGCATAATTAGTAAATTCTTACCAACAGGACTTCCATCCACCAtagaaaaactcaaaaaaattatttgaatttgCCAAAGTGTTGCATGGTAATAGTCACCTaaacttatttaaaataaaatgaaatccaggCTGTCATTTGCAACTAGATATATCAGCTCTATCTCCTTAACTCAGTTTTGCTTGACAAATCTGTATATCCTTCTCTTTTCTCTACTCAATACGTCTAGATTAaattccaaataaaacaaaaatatagtgGGAGAAATAATTTGCCAGGAGTTTtagtgacagagaaaaaaaaatttgcagaaTAATTTTATATGGCCCAAGAAATTACTTGGAAGAGTCATATGACTTTAAACTTATGATcattattctaatttttaattttcagttctATAGTGTCACTGTCAGGTGGAATCCattgaatggcaatgggttttttttatgcaTTAGTTGATGAAGAATGAATTGAACAGTCATTGTACCTGCAAATATAAAGACTGTAGAAATGTTCTCTTAGTAACTGTCTGATGAGATAAtggtttttcatttattaaactTCTGTGTCTCCGGGTATTTACAAATTTATCCTTCACTACATATCTGacacataaaatttaaaattttctttggtCTTAGGAAATAATTGGTATTCTCTTGAATTGGATTAATGATGGGTAATCAATCCCTTTTTACTGAGAACTTTCACTTCTCTCCTCTTGTGGGAAATGATAATCTCGTTTTGTGTTTCAAGTGACACAGCTGACTTTGCTTTTACtgtgatgaaactgaggctcatacAGTTGAATTAACTCGGCTACAGTTGTAAAATCAACTGTTGACAGAATTGGAGCAATCATGTCAGAATCCAGCCACACTGGCAAACACCTTTTCTAGTAAATTCTTTTATACAATCTCATGTTCTTTCATTCTCAAATTGTGACATTCCAGGTTCTTTATGGCAGATTCCTTTGCCTATAATTTGAACCTAGTATATAAGACTAATGCTTCCAAAATTTTTGTCCATATACCATTAAATTAGCTTTGTAAATGTGTATAAACCCCAGGAATTCAATTTGACATATAAAATACTTCATCATAAGTTTAAACATCAAAAAGAAGTGTAATCTCCATTACACATCATAATTCATTCAAACTATGAACAAGGTCATTTTGTGCAATCAGATTTACATTTTCCCTTCTCCTAAAATCATGTTTCAGTTTAACTTTCCTCATAGATACCGGTATTTTATGATTCATATTCTTAAT from the Loxodonta africana isolate mLoxAfr1 chromosome 7, mLoxAfr1.hap2, whole genome shotgun sequence genome contains:
- the LOC100658261 gene encoding olfactory receptor 5D18-like — its product is MLLSEGNKSAVTFTLLGFSDCPELQVPLFVVFLAIYSLTVVGSVGMIVIIKINPKLHTPMYFFLSHLSFVDFCYSSIVASKMLVNLVVEGRTISLLGCVVQFFLFGTFAANESFILAVMAYDRFVAICNPLLYTVAMSRRLCAMLVVGSYAWAAVCSLVITCSTFQLSFHGFNTINHFYCKLSSVLSLSCSDTSLSQLLLFICITFNEVSTLLIILTSYVFIVVTILKTRSASGPRKAFSTCASHLTAITIFHGTILFLYCVPNSKNPRHTAKVVSVFYTVVIPMLNPLILRNKDVKNTVSKIKDFKFFFH